The Solanum pennellii chromosome 11, SPENNV200 genome contains a region encoding:
- the LOC107003884 gene encoding F-box protein CPR1-like, protein MRFKCVCKSWYALIKNPDDPDHDYHSITLISEENPQTFKGMTHLIGSVDGLFLMYGTIDGTISCTLWNPATREVRPLLLPLPESIIHAAPVLGFGFDPLTNDYKVVYFRFSIYHECEAAVYCCSRDSWRVLKPKESFPFYTNVKNTFGTAYLNGTYNWLLRGGHCCDYTILLFDFGSEMFEEIEGTNSNFLYTSVLGLMLIDDSIAILNYNRCCMLYYDIWVMIQPGVWNKIFTFECIGLIKSCYVSSLIFADKVSHLVSYNARTKKTRRLGFQHSRLGIGAQHGGCGVF, encoded by the coding sequence ATGCGATTCAAATGTGTCTGCAAGAGTTGGTATGCTCTTATCAAAAACCCTGATGATCCTGACCATGATTATCATTCCATAACTTTGATTTCTGAAGAAAATCCGCAAACATTCAAAGGTATGACACACCTTATAGGTTCTGTGGACGGCTTGTTTTTAATGTATGGAACAATTGATGGTACAATTTCGTGTACATTGTGGAATCCTGCTACTAGGGAGGTAAGACCCCTCCTTCTCCCTCTCCCTGAATCCATAATCCATGCTGCCCCTGTGCTGGGGTTCGGATTCGACCCTTTGACTAATGACTATAAAGTGGTTTACTTTCGTTTCTCTATTTATCACGAATGTGAAGCAGCAGTCTATTGCTGTTCTAGGGATTCATGGAGAGTTTTGAAACCAAAAGAATCGTTCCCCTTCTATACAAATGTGAAAAACACATTTGGTACTGCTTATTTGAATGGAACTTATAATTGGCTGCTACGAGGGGGACACTGTTGTGATTACACCATTCTTTTATTTGACTTTGGGAGTGAGATGTTTGAAGAGATTGAAGGGACAAATTCCAACTTTCTTTACACTTCTGTGTTGGGTTTGATGTTGATTGATGATTCCATTGCTATCTTGAACTATAACCGATGTTGTatgctttattatgatatatgGGTAATGATCCAACCAGGTGTCTGGAACAAAATTTTTACCTTTGAATGCATCGGACTGATTAAGTCGTGTTATGTTAGCTCTCTCATTTTTGCGGATAAAGTTTCTCATCTGGTCTCCTATAATGCCCGAACTAAGAAAACGAGGCGTTTAGGATTTCAACATTCAAGATTGGGAATAGGTGCACAACATGGTGGTT